TTTCAAAAATGCTAATATCATTAAATTATTGTTGCGATAATAAAAACCAGAGGCAAACTCAGACGTCACGTACATTAATTTTTCCACAAATGGATGCATTTAAAGAGtttaaattttgatgtttttgttttacagctttggAAAATCCCAAATaccttttttctcagaaaattccAACATTACATAAGACCACTTGTTTAAATgggtattttaaaaacaaaaatagcagccttctaaaaataaaaaataaaaagtaaaatacaagcattttacattaaaaatgtaaaatgcttGTATTTTACACAAGTAATGTGTGCAAacacattataaaaaaaaaatactctttgTGCAGGACCTGTTGTATCAGCACAGCATGGAGATGATAAGCCTGTGGTGCAACTAAGatgcaacaaaatgtcagattcTGTGACTCTCCACTGTTCCTCCTGACTCCATGACCTTCCTTTCCAAATGGAATGCAAAATTTGcttaattctgaaaaaaaaagtttgggcCACTAAGTAACAGTCCAGTACTTTATCTCCACACCCAAGGCAAAACATTTGACTGTAAAAGTTGTTCAGTAGTGTCTTTACCTCAAGGCGGTAGTAGCACATATCCAGAATACATCTATGTGTAGTGgctcttgaaaaaaaaacactgactcCAGCTGCAGTTCACAACTTTGTGACTCTCccaaaaaataatgaatggCTTTGCTTCACAATATGTGTACACATTTTcaaccacactttttccttccactctaCTTTCTATTAATATGCTAGGATAAAGTACTCTGTGAAAAGGCATCTTTTTCCGCTTTCCTTCCTTGTGGAGTGTGTCAGTGACTATCTGCTACACAAAAGTCCTTCTCATGATTGAATTATTGTGTATTTCTGTAGTAAATATTCTATTTCAGTGGCCTTGTGTAATATTCTAtgttatttaagaaaatgaatgttttgttttcatttgtgaccaatacattgaaaaaaaaaaaaaaccttacgGAAAGTGTTTTATTCTATGTAGAAATAGTTGATACTGTGATTATAtgagtgttttttattttacggTTGGAGACCCGAAGGAAAATTTCCACCTTGGTGGACAATAAAGTTGTATTTGTTAATAAGTCATCCTGAGAACAACAAATTACTTGTACTCTTTGACTTGACCGTGAGAAATGAGTTACGTTtctgattatattttaatttactgagcTGGACTTGTATGACGGGGTACAGAATAATGGGCTCAAGAAAGAAACGCCACTACTAGAACACCAACCAGGGAGCTGACGTAGATTTTCAGACACTCCTCACACAAGGCCTTCCCGCAGCAGGGCAGGGATGCGATGGGTTTCTCCTCCAGGCACACCCGGCAATCCTCTATCTGACTCTCCGCACCGGCCTGCACCCCATCCAGGCGGTGGGATATGTTCCCGAACGGGTCCACCAGGTCATCCAGCGTGTACAGCACCGGTTCCGTGCCCTGGTCCCCCACCTTTACAGTTTccaaatctgtttctgtttcgtCAGATGTGACAGCGTCATCGTAGCGGTCCGTGATTTCAGCATCTGTCCGATGAGTGTCGTTGGCAACGCAGTATACCGTACAGTAGACGTGCTCTTTGGCACTAAACGACTCATTTAAAGACACAGTATTGTTGTCGTCTTCAGTTTTAGGGTGGCACTTATCTCTgacctttaaatatttaactcctGTAACATCTGAAGTCGTCAACTCGTTTGAAGGCAGCTCGTTTTTATCACCGGCTCCTCCCGTCTCTACGTCCGACTTTGGACACTCAACACATTCTGCTCCATCTACGTCCTTACAGTCGTTATTACCACTTTCTCCGCCGGCTCCATGTTCCACTCCGCTCTGCATCCGACTTTTTGCACTAAAACAGCGAGAGGGCGACTTGGTATCACCGAAATTCCTCCTCAGAACCTCCACAGCGCTCgccctccttctcctccctgCTGCTCCGACTCCTCCGCTGttgcagttgttgttgttgttgccctCCGCATCCCTCTCTCCCTCGCCTCTCCTCTTCCACGTCCTCCCGTCGCCTCCGTCGAGGGACAAGCGGGAGTTTGAACGGATGACAGATCGGTTCAGGCCCCCTACTGGCATCTCAACTTCACCGTCCGTGATGGAAGTTCCTGTCGGCTGGTTGCGGGACAATTTCCCCCTTCCCTCTTCGAAATTGCTTATAAAGCTCGGCATCTCGCAGGCGTCAGCTATCGGTTCGTCATCTTCCATCCCCGATTTAGCTCTCCCCATTTAGCGAGCAGGTCTGCCCCACGAGGACCTCTGTCTGTCGGCCTTCCTCCGCTCCTCCAACTCCTactaccaaaacaaaacaaagcgaGCAGCTTGCGGCTTCCCGATTTTTGTCGTAAGCACCGAGGAGAGCGTTGATAGGCCGATGGGAAACCTAGTGGCGAAAGGAGTTGCTGCAGCCAAGAGTCGACTGTAAAGCTGAATcagatcaggaaaaaaaagttttggtaAAAGCGTTCCACAGTAACTACGAGATACAGTGTTACCTGGAAAAGTACAAAACCTGACCTAAGTATTTTAAAACTCTGTTCTTAATCATTTTTTGCCTCATATAATCTCTTCTGcccttgtttgtttgtttgtttgtttcatttctcctctctcatttcttctttctttccttcctacCCTCCTTCGTTGTTTCTTTACTTCCAGGACACATTTCATTTAGTAGGAGTGGGGGCAAAAATGTCAGCATTGGATTGAAAAAGTTATAGGCCCTTGTCTTATGCTAAATGtagataaaagttttaaaacagtaaataaaaaagtctaCTTCACCGTTGGTTAATTATTactgtgtaatttattttatttagcctgATTTCTTTGTAAGATTTCaaaaatttattgtatttgtcTGAAgtgaagtgtttatttctgtttaatcctATTCTTATActgtttgtattttagttttattaagatTAAGTTATTAGAGTTCTCTGGACTGGTACTTGTCTTGCTTGCCACATACtggaaaatctaaaaacatttttttgagaGTCACACattgagagaaaaacattttacagaaaatcaatTCCTGTCAGGTACAATATTCCCCCAAATTGACTGGGAGGAAGGGTGTAAAATGTGGTGTGTGTTATAAGgacaaagaaaattactttttgcaCTGGTgttatctctctttttttcatttttctaaacttGATGATTGCCTGACCACCTTGTGAGGTTTTCAGATATGGCATGCGCTGTATGTGATATCTATGTCTTCATGAGCACAGACAAAGTATTTGCATAGCACGTCATGACGATAAGTGATGTTATTACTTTGCATGCATAACTGTAGTGTGTCCTCATTTTCAGTGATGTTTCTCTATTCAAAATGCCACAGGGTTTCTTCAGCTCTTTACTTTTCCAAagttcaattattatttttttaataaattattaaccaTTTAAAAAGACTAGTcagtctttgtg
The Gambusia affinis linkage group LG22, SWU_Gaff_1.0, whole genome shotgun sequence DNA segment above includes these coding regions:
- the rnf217 gene encoding probable E3 ubiquitin-protein ligase RNF217, with the translated sequence MGRAKSGMEDDEPIADACEMPSFISNFEEGRGKLSRNQPTGTSITDGEVEMPVGGLNRSVIRSNSRLSLDGGDGRTWKRRGEGERDAEGNNNNNCNSGGVGAAGRRRRASAVEVLRRNFGDTKSPSRCFSAKSRMQSGVEHGAGGESGNNDCKDVDGAECVECPKSDVETGGAGDKNELPSNELTTSDVTGVKYLKVRDKCHPKTEDDNNTVSLNESFSAKEHVYCTVYCVANDTHRTDAEITDRYDDAVTSDETETDLETVKVGDQGTEPVLYTLDDLVDPFGNISHRLDGVQAGAESQIEDCRVCLEEKPIASLPCCGKALCEECLKIYVSSLVKEGNVVISCPIMECTGTLEEGLIISHLSREGVLKYRYFLQLSHLDSSTKPCPQCSHFTSLKESSTNRNDHKYKIQCISCQFVWCFKCHAPWHDGIKCRDYIQGDKLLRTWASVIEHGQRNAQKCPRCKIHIQRTEGCDHMACSQCGTNFCYRCGERYRSLRFFGDHNSNLSVFGCKYRFFPDRPHVRRLLRGSVFAAKSLLAPLVFVLMIVVGALALVIGLFVFPVYYFCKKRKKEQEQQTRGSGRWI